In Curtobacterium sp. TC1, the following proteins share a genomic window:
- a CDS encoding carbohydrate ABC transporter permease — protein MTATLTTALEPAKTRAGSGGAGPARKRMRSFYPAWFFIPAIALYVVFFAVPTFAGFYFSLTRWTLFDQTFIGFDNFVRFFQDPQLVSGFVHTFQYGFVTSAAKVVIGLALALLLTSPVLGRGYLRAVVFFPVLVSTIGIGITFKALMDPFHGIINGVLGSVGLPTPGWLTDPALALWSVAAVDVWKGVGIATLIFIAGIVAIPQEYFEAAQVDGASAWSIFRNITLPLSRPAMGTVIILSLIGGLRSFDLIWAMTGGGPGFTSDVIASVIYKQYQAGFYGLSTAGNVVLFVVVTAIMVPISWLLNRKEADL, from the coding sequence GTGACCGCGACCCTCACGACGGCACTCGAGCCGGCGAAGACCCGAGCGGGCTCCGGCGGGGCCGGACCCGCGCGCAAGCGGATGCGCTCGTTCTACCCCGCGTGGTTCTTCATCCCCGCGATCGCGCTGTACGTCGTGTTCTTCGCGGTCCCCACCTTCGCCGGGTTCTACTTCTCCCTCACCCGCTGGACGCTGTTCGACCAGACCTTCATCGGGTTCGACAACTTCGTCCGCTTCTTCCAGGACCCGCAGCTCGTCTCCGGGTTCGTGCACACGTTCCAGTACGGCTTCGTGACGAGCGCGGCGAAGGTGGTCATCGGACTCGCCCTCGCCCTGCTCCTCACGTCGCCCGTGCTGGGGCGCGGCTACCTGCGGGCGGTCGTGTTCTTCCCGGTGCTCGTGTCGACGATCGGCATCGGCATCACGTTCAAGGCACTGATGGACCCGTTCCACGGGATCATCAACGGCGTGCTCGGTTCGGTCGGCCTCCCCACTCCGGGGTGGCTGACCGACCCGGCCCTCGCCCTGTGGAGCGTCGCCGCGGTGGACGTCTGGAAGGGCGTCGGCATCGCGACGCTCATCTTCATCGCCGGCATCGTGGCGATCCCGCAGGAGTACTTCGAGGCCGCACAGGTCGACGGCGCGAGCGCGTGGTCGATCTTCCGGAACATCACGCTGCCGCTGTCGCGTCCCGCGATGGGCACCGTCATCATCCTGTCGCTGATCGGCGGGCTGCGGTCCTTCGACCTGATCTGGGCGATGACCGGCGGTGGACCAGGGTTCACCAGTGACGTCATCGCGAGCGTCATCTACAAGCAGTACCAGGCCGGGTTCTACGGCCTGTCGACCGCCGGCAACGTGGTCCTGTTCGTGGTCGTGACAGCGATCATGGTCCCGATCTCGTGGCTCCTGAACCGCAAGGAGGCGGACCTGTGA